From the genome of Marinicella rhabdoformis:
TTGTTAAAGCAGCCACTGAAGCTTTGAAAAAATTCCCTATTATCAATGCCTCAGTTGAAGGCACTGATGTGGTTTACCATAAACAACAAAACATCGGTATCGCTGTGGCAACAGATCGTGGTTTGGTTGTTCCAGTATTGAAAAACACCGACGCCATGGGCTTGGCTGACATTGATGCAGGCATCCGTGATTATGCAGTCGCTGGTAATGCAGGTAAATTAGCGATGGAAGACTTACAAGGTGGCACATTTACCATCACCAATGGTGGATCTTTTGGCTCTTTGATGTCTACACCTATTTTGAACATGCCACAAAGCGCTATTTTGGGCATGCACACCATCAAAGAACGTCCAGTCGTCGTTAATGGTGACATAGTAGTTCGTCCTATGATGTATTTGGCCTTGACCTATGATCACAGAATCATTGACGGTAAAGATGCTGTACAATTTTTAGTTCAAGTGAAAGAGTCTTTGGAAGACCCTGCACGCTTGTTATTAAACATATAAGGAGCTTATCATGACAACACAATATGACGTGGTAGTAATCGGTGGTGGACCAGCTGGCTATGTGGCAGCTATTCGCGCTGCTCAAATGGGCTTCAATACATTATGTGTTGATCGCTTTAAAGGCAAAGACGGTAAATATGCCTTGGGTGGTACCTGTTTGAATGTGGGCTGTATTCCATCAAAAGCCTTATTGGATTCATCAAAGCACTTTGATCACATGACACACAGTTACGATGTGCATGGCATCAGCTTTGAAAACCCAAAAATGGACGTGGCAACCATGATTGCCCGCAAAGACAAAATTGTTAAACAATTAACGGGTGGCATTGCTCAATTATTCAAAGCCAATAAAGTTAAATACATAGCGGGCTCTGGTAAGCTGTTGAAAGACCGTCAAGTTGAAATCACCAACGACGATGGAACGCAAGTCGTTCAAGCCAACCATGTGATTTTAGCCTCAGGCTCTGTGCCCATCTCAATTCCAAACGTAGAAATCGACAACGAACACATCGTTGACAATTCAGGCGCACTAGACATCAATGCCGTACCCGAAAGATTAGGTGTGATTGGTGGCGGTGTGATTGGACTTGAATTAGGCAGTGTTTGGAACCGCCTGGGTTCTGAAGTTAAAGTCTTCGAAGCCATGGACACATTCTTAGCTGCTTGTGACCAAGGCATGGCCAAAATGGCAGCCAGAACATTCAAGAAACAAGGATTGGACATTCACTTGTCTACCTTTGTTAAATCAGCCACCATCAAAGACGGTAAAGTTAAAGTGGTCTCTGAAAAGAACGGCGAACAAGTCACTGAAACATTTGATAAGTTATTGGTCGCTGTCGGCCGTAAAGCTGAAACGGAAGGCTTATTGGCGGACGATTGTGGTGTGACATTAACCGACCGTGGTCAAATTGACGTCAATGACGACTGTCAAACTTCTGTACCAAACGTTTGGGCCATTGGTGATGCCGTACGCGGCCCCATGCTGGCACACAAGGGTTCTGAAGAAGGTTCTGCTGTTGCTGAACGCATCGCAGGACAACATGGGCATGTAGACTTCAACACCGTTCCTTTTGTTATTTACACTGAGCCTGAGTTGGCATGGGTTGGTAAAACAGAAGAACAATTGAAAGAAGCTGGCGTTGCCTACAAAGTCGGTACATTCCCAATGGCGGCCAATGGCCGTGCCTTGGCCATGAATGAGCCTACAGGTATGGTTAAATTGTTGGCTGACGAAGAAACCGATGAATTATTGGGCGCACACATCTATTCTGCCAATGCAGCAGACTTGTTGTCTGAATGTGTGGTTACCATGGAATTCAAAGGTTGTGCTGAAGACTTGTCTCGCATCATCCACGCGCATCCTACGCTTTCTGAAGCTGTATTTGAAGCAGCGATGAACGTTGACAAACGCGCCATTCATAAAGCAAATTAAAAGTAAAACTTTCAGAGGCACCCAAGGGTGTCTCTGAATTTTTTAAATGTTTTGCTGGTCAGGTGAACTTTAAGCAATGACTGCAGTCTTTTGTTTTATAATATTTTAAATAATTATTCATGGGCAACAAGTTAACAACACAACACTGGATTTTACAGCTTTTGGCTGTTGTGCTGTTGTTCACGCAAACCGTTTTATTGGCCAACGAATCTTCAGAGCTCACCACGCCTGCTCAATCCACTGAAACAGAACAGCATGAGCATGTTGATCAACACCATGACGAACACCAGTTATCATCAACTTTGAGCGAACTGTCATTGGATGAAGACAAATGCAATGACACCCAAACCTCCTGCGATAATTGTCATCACTGTCATGGCAGCCACGTCAGTTTGATGCTCACGTTATCAGACACACTGAAAATTGAACCTTCCGCTCCCTATTTCTTATCCCCAAGCCCTACCATCAATAAAATAAGGGAAGGCATAGACCGCCCCCCTATTCACTTTTACCTGTAAGTCCCCAAAACCAAAATATTTAACTCGGCTTTAGCAGTCAGTTCGTACATCCGCTTATTTTGCATGAATTGATTTGAAGTCAACAAACAGGTAATTAAAAAATGAAACAACAAATAAAGGCGGTCATTCCAGTGACTCGCAATTGTATGCACACACTTATATTGAGCATCATGCTGTTTTCTTTGGTGTGTGTGGCATCAGCAGAAGGCTCCGAAACCACCTACAGTCCCAGTAAAAACGGTCAGTTGCTTTCTTTAAGTGAAACTCTGAAACGTATTTTACAAAACAACCCAGAACTAAAAGGCTTTGAGTTTTTAAAAAAACAATGGCAGGGTCAAAAGGAAACTGCTGAACTTAAACCGGAGCTTAGGCTTAACATTGGCGCAGACAATGTCTTTGGCACAACACCATATACAGGCATATCTCAATCTGAATTTTCTTTGTCATTAAGTTCTGTTATTGAAACCGGAAAAAAAGATATTGGCGCAGCCAGCAGTTTGAACAACAAATTCAAATCAGTGAATTCGGTCAGCAATTGGCCACTTTAGATGTACTGGCCAACGCAACACAAAACCACATCACACTGATTTCAATACAATCTCATATCAAACTGTCAGAAGCCGAACAACAATGGGCAGAAAAAAACCTAGAAATGACGCAGTCTCGTTTCAAAAAAGGGGTGGCATTTAAAGCAGAAGTGTTTCAAGCCAAAGCGACCTTAAAACAAACAGAACTCAAACAACAGCGTTTAAAAAACCAACAAAAACACTGGCAATTGAAATTAGCCAACTTATGGGGAAGTTCTGTTGCTGACTTCGAGACTGTAACAGGCGACTTAATGCACTTCAATCAGCAACTTTCATTGGATGTTTTGTTAATGAACTTAAAAAAATCACCGTATATTCAACGATTTACAGCAGAAACCAGACTCCAAGAAATCACTCGCCAACAAATCCAAGCCTCATCAAAAAGCGATTTTAACTGGGAATTAGGCATCAACCGCATACAAGAAACGCAAGACACCGCGATAATTGCTGGGTTTTCCATGCCACTGTTCAAGCAGCAAAGAAACCATGGCGTATTGTCAGCCAATGCAGCCAAAACAGCTCAAATCAATATGCAACAACAACAGCAAAAGCTGAAGCTTGAAACACAGCTCCGACAAGCTTTTCAAAACATAAACGCCACAATGTCAGAAACCAAAACATTGAAAAATGAAGTGATTCCATGGCTTAAAAAAGCCCACCAAGAAACACTGAAAGCGTACCAATTAGGACGCTACAGTTACCAAGAATTGCTCACAGTTCAAAAACAAGTATTCGACGCAGAGCGCCAATTAATCGATACCGCTGCGGCAACACACAGACACGAAACCATCATAGAACAACTGAGTGGACAATCACTCAACAACAGGAATGCCCCATGAAATCAAACATAATAAAACCCGTGACTTTAACCGTTTTTCTTATCTTCAACATGTGTTTTCAATCGGCATTTGCATCAGAAGGTCACGACGATCATGGTCACCATGGACATGATGAAGAAAAAGCAACCACCATCAACAGTGAAGTAAGCAAAAAGCAAAATTTGCAAACGGCACTGGCTTCGGCTGGAACCATAGAGCAAAAACTCAAAGTGTATGGCAGATTACAAGCAGCGCCTGAACACATGGCCGACGTCTATGCCCGCTTTCCAGGTGTGGTTAAAAAAATGACTGCCAATATTGGTGACGTGGTTAAAAAAGGCCAGACATTAGCAGTTATTGAATCTGACAACAGCTTACAAACGTATAACATAACCGCACCGATAGATGGCATGGTGCAACACCGCTACTTAAACCCTGGTGAAGTCACCGCAGACCGAATTTTATTCAAATTATTGGACAGCCAATCTTTGTGGGCTGAATTGAAAGTCTTTCATCAGCAAAGAAAACAAGTCCGTGCACAACAAAAAGTCAGCTTGCTTGATAACAATGAAAAAATTGTCAGTACAATTCACCACATGATTCCAGGGCCTGAAAATGAGCCTTATCTACTGGCACGGGTCCCCTTTGA
Proteins encoded in this window:
- a CDS encoding efflux RND transporter periplasmic adaptor subunit codes for the protein MKSNIIKPVTLTVFLIFNMCFQSAFASEGHDDHGHHGHDEEKATTINSEVSKKQNLQTALASAGTIEQKLKVYGRLQAAPEHMADVYARFPGVVKKMTANIGDVVKKGQTLAVIESDNSLQTYNITAPIDGMVQHRYLNPGEVTADRILFKLLDSQSLWAELKVFHQQRKQVRAQQKVSLLDNNEKIVSTIHHMIPGPENEPYLLARVPFDNSNKQHTPGDLISADITVFESTVDVRVENKAIQYMEGQAIIFIQKGDEYTAQSVTLGVSDDDYTAITSGLMAGQSYVTDNSYLIKADIEKSAAAHVH
- a CDS encoding TolC family protein; this translates as MSEFGQQLATLDVLANATQNHITLISIQSHIKLSEAEQQWAEKNLEMTQSRFKKGVAFKAEVFQAKATLKQTELKQQRLKNQQKHWQLKLANLWGSSVADFETVTGDLMHFNQQLSLDVLLMNLKKSPYIQRFTAETRLQEITRQQIQASSKSDFNWELGINRIQETQDTAIIAGFSMPLFKQQRNHGVLSANAAKTAQINMQQQQQKLKLETQLRQAFQNINATMSETKTLKNEVIPWLKKAHQETLKAYQLGRYSYQELLTVQKQVFDAERQLIDTAAATHRHETIIEQLSGQSLNNRNAP
- the lpdA gene encoding dihydrolipoyl dehydrogenase, with protein sequence MTTQYDVVVIGGGPAGYVAAIRAAQMGFNTLCVDRFKGKDGKYALGGTCLNVGCIPSKALLDSSKHFDHMTHSYDVHGISFENPKMDVATMIARKDKIVKQLTGGIAQLFKANKVKYIAGSGKLLKDRQVEITNDDGTQVVQANHVILASGSVPISIPNVEIDNEHIVDNSGALDINAVPERLGVIGGGVIGLELGSVWNRLGSEVKVFEAMDTFLAACDQGMAKMAARTFKKQGLDIHLSTFVKSATIKDGKVKVVSEKNGEQVTETFDKLLVAVGRKAETEGLLADDCGVTLTDRGQIDVNDDCQTSVPNVWAIGDAVRGPMLAHKGSEEGSAVAERIAGQHGHVDFNTVPFVIYTEPELAWVGKTEEQLKEAGVAYKVGTFPMAANGRALAMNEPTGMVKLLADEETDELLGAHIYSANAADLLSECVVTMEFKGCAEDLSRIIHAHPTLSEAVFEAAMNVDKRAIHKAN